The Lepidochelys kempii isolate rLepKem1 chromosome 2, rLepKem1.hap2, whole genome shotgun sequence genomic interval TAGTTGGTTTGCATCAGAAAGAtcctctttctgcccctgcttGAGATATAAATCAACATACTGAATCCTTAAATATGTTTAACACTTAATATTTTGCTACAGTCATGCAGGtttaggaattaaaaaaaatacttagtGCTTCTAACACTTTGGGTTAGATCcaatgtatgtgtgtgagagaatgaGTAGCAGAGTCTAGCCTGTTCATATTTTTCTCTGCATGTTCTCATCCTTCATCAATCCTTCGGGCTTTGGATAGGAGTGGTGGAAGCTGCTGTCAGCAATTGCTGCCCCCAAAATAAAGGTCACTGGCTGGGGAAGGGTTATGGTAAAGCCAGCTGTGAGTGCACTAATCAAGTATATCCCCTAAGTAGCCTCTGACATTTTGACTCCCTTGAACTGTTAACAAAGCTTCTAACCTCTCCTCTTCTGGTAGACCTTCTAAGTGAAGATGGTGGTGCATAGATAGGTATAAATCGTATTGGGGTGCAGTGTCCTTTGTTGCAGCCATGTGCAATTTGCTCCTGCCTACACCAGTGCAGTTGAATCAAACCACatgcttttattttctaaattGGAATGTGACTTGTAATGGTGATGCTCAGTTTGCATTGTTGCACTGCAATAACATGATGGTACTAGCTGAATTTACTGGCCAGCCATTATTTCTTACAAAATAATTGATTATGTGCAGTGAGCAGGCACAAGATAACATGGTGATTAGGAAATTTCTGACCACTGTCTGCTGTATAAGTACTGTTGCAGTTTTCAGAAACATCTTAAACATCTCAGTCCAGCCATCAGCTATTACAAACTTACTGGAAAGCCCAGGCTTTTTCGGGGATTAACTTGAAGCGGTCATATGGAAGGTTTTGACCGGATTTTCACAGTATTTTGCCAGTGTGGTTAGGGGAAGATGTTACTTAACTAGCCCAGTATGTCACTGACTTCCCCACCCACATTGAATCTCTGAAGGTATTTTTTTTGTATGCACAGTATGCCAGACTTGCTGCTACTGACTTGCCTGACCTAATGTTCCTGACACACGGATCACAAATTCTTAAGAGAATCATGTAATCGTGGCATGGTGCTTGTCAGAACAGGGCATGCCTACACCAAGTGGCCAGCGTGAAAAACCAGGTACTGCTGTTTGATtgtaagcaaaacaaaaccaactaGGTTTTAAAGCTTTTCCTGAATGGGTATTTCTCTGTACCACTTGATTCGTGTTTAATAGAACCATGCTTTTACCTCTATATAAAGTACTATACTTTTATGTTGCTGCTAATAATATCAGGTTTTATTAATATTTCATATTCTATCTTGGGTTGAACTCAATATCTTAGGTTGAATGTCCTTGTAGAATTTCTCAGTCATCAGCCAATATATACTTAGTTATCATTctcctttttttccaaaaaaacacTTGCTCAAtatagattttttgttttaaaaaaaaaaagttgaaattgtatgtttttaattaaaattaatagaagCATATTTACAATTAGTGCTTGAAATAACATCTGTACTCAATTAAGACATGTAATTGTAAAAGTGGATGTAATATCATTGGTTACTATTCCTGTCTAATGAAGCGGAAATCCAGTATATGATGAGGTTTTCAAATGGGTATGACTGGATAGTGTTGGAACATGTATAGTGAAGACTGTTAAATCCTCTGAATCAAAATTAACAATAGAAACTAATTAAATTTATAACTGCATACAGAATGACTTGTGTGAAGTGCTATAATTAGAAGCTATAGTTTTGATATGATGGGATTTTAATGGAGATTTacatagtttttttttgttttgtttaattgatTAGCAGGTTCTTACTCTTTGAAagaattgtatgcagtgttgttgtagacatattggtcctaggatattagagagacaaggtgggtgaggcaatttTATTGCATAAACTTCTATTGGTGTGAGAGActagctttcaagcttacacaaagctcttacTTAGGTGTCTCTTTAAAGATTGGATGGATTTTTGTAGCCAAAAGTATATTAATGTGCTTATTACAGGCATGGGACTTGAACAGTAGTATTATAAGTCCTATAGATAAGAATTTATCATGCAGATCGGCAGCTGTGGGTTTTCAACCTGTACACATCTTTGCAGGCAGAACCAATCCAGTCACTAGCATGAAGGGAGTGACACTCCCTCTGGAGTTTCCAGTTTTCATTTTACCTCTATAGCTGTAGGAAGGTATTTCCAGATCTCTGTGGTAGAACCTTTAgttttgggaaaaaaacaaaacaaaacaaaattcttgtAGTtctcttctgaaccttttccagttcctcaACATCTTTTTGGAAGTGTGGACATCAGACCTGGACACGGTATttcagtaatggtctcactaatgcagAGGCAGTGCCATCACCAGAGTCCTATTTGATATTCCCCGTTTATAAATCTGAGGATCATGTTTGTTAGCTACAGCATTGCACCAGGAGCCGCTGTTAAGTTGATTATTTACTATGCCCACTGCGACGTTTCAcctcatattcttcatagaaatatggttatgatatgaatatggcataactaagatatacttGATGCAAGATGGCTCaggtaagatatcattggaaaggttatgatttattgaatatgattatccaatttgtatgcatgtatcatttctgttcCTAAAGTTAGGAATACTGACTatataacaattacaactgtgtgtgtacttggggggGAATGCCCATCAGACAGTAGGCATTCCTCCTGAATGACCCATTTGAGAAGGACAACAGAActctgaagatactaatctcccgccttcctgagaggtttcctgggatgctgcattGTCACTACAAGGTCaggtgatagaatcatagaatatcagggctggaagggaggaagaatatagaatatcaggaggtcatctagtccaaccccctactcaaagcagggccaatccccaatttttgccccagatccctaaatggccctctcaaggattgaactcgcaacactgggtttagcaggccaaagctcaaaccactgagctatccctcccccaaatgtCTCCTGATGAAAAATACCCACCTTGGATGCTGCTGATACTTTTCCACTGTAGGGGgatggggatcaaacaaaggattcccgccttaggtaaatcctttttaagggctggggagggggttgatctggactctcctccattgcctacccaagaagaaggATTGCTGAAAGAACCTGAATggacaaaggaactaacctgaagggaaaggcggggtgagtccagactgagccctggtctacactaggactttaggtcgaatttagcagcgttaaatcgatttaaacctgcacccgtccacacagtgaagccctttatttcgacttaaagggctcttaaaatcgatttccttactccacccctgacaagtggattagcgcttaaatcgacgttcccagctcgaatttggggtactgtggacacaattcgatgttattggcctccgggagctatcccagagtgctccattctgaccgctctggacagcactctcaactcagatgcactggccaggtagacaggaaaagaaccgcgaacttttgaatctcatttcctgtttggccagcgtggcaagctgcaggtgaccatgcagagctcatcaacacaggtgaccatgatggagtcccagaatcgcaaaagagctccagcatggaccgaacgggaggtacgggatctgatcgctgtttggggagaggaatccgtgctatcagaactccgttccagttttcgaaatgccaaaacctttgtcaaaatctcccagggcatgaaggacagaggccataacagggacccgaagcagtgccgcatgaaactgaaggagctgaggcaagcctaccagaaaaccagagaggcgaacagccgctctgggtcagagccccaaacatgccgcttctatgatgagctgcatgccattttagggggttcagccaccactaccccagccgtgttgtttgactccttcaatggagatggaggcaatacggaagcaggttttggggacgaagatgaggaggaggaggaggttgtagatagctcacagcaagcaagcggagaaaccggttttcccgacagccaggaactgtttctcaccctagacctggagccagtaccccccgaacccacccaaggctgcctcctggacccagcaggcggagaagggacctctggtgagtgtaccttttaaaatgctatacatggtttaaaagcaagcatgtgaaaggattactttgccctggcatttgcggttctcctagatgtagtcctaaagcctttgcaaaaggtttctggggagggcagccttatttcgtccttcatggtaggacacttttatcactccaggccagtaacacatactagggaatcactgtagaacaaagcattgcagtgtatgtttgctggcattcaaccaaaatccgttctttctctctctgtgttatcctcaggagagtgagatataattcatggtcacctggttgaaatagggtgcttttcttcagggacacattcctgctgtgctgtttgcctgtggctgaacagaaatgttccccgctgttagccacggggaggggggagggttgagggggtagtcacgcggtgggaggaggcaaaatgcgaccttgtaacgaaagcacatgtgctatgtatgtaatgttaacagcaaggtttaccctgaaagagtgtagcgactgttttataaaatgtgtctttttaaataccgctgtcccttttttttttctccaccagctgcatgtgtttcaatgatcacaggatcttctccttcccagaggctagtgaagcttagaaagaagaaaaaacgcactcgagatgaaatgttctccgagctaatgctgtcctcccacactgacagagcacagacgaatgcgtggaggcaaataatgtcagagtgcaggaaagcacaaaatgaccgggaggagaagtggcgggctgaagagagtaagtggcgggctgaagagagtaagtggcgggctgaagacagggctgaagctcaaatgtggcggcagcgtgatgagaggaggcaggattcaatgctgaggctgctgcaggaccaaaccagaatgctccagtgtatggttgagctgcagcaaaggcagctggagcacagactgccgctgctgcccctctgtaaccaaccgccctcctccccaagttccatagcctccacacccagacgcccaagaacgcggtgggggggcctccggccaaccagccactccaccacagaggattgcccaaaaaaaagaaggctgtcattcaataaattttaaagttgtaaacttttaaagtgctgtgcttaaagtgctgtgtggcattttccttccctcctccaccacccctcctgggataccttggtagtcatccccctatttgtgtgatgaatgaataacgaatgcatgactgtgaagcagcaatgactttattgcctctgcaagcggtgattaaagggaggaggggagggtggttagcttacagggaagtagagtgaaccaaggggcggggggtttcatccaggagaaacaaacagaactttcacactgtagcctggccagtcatgaaactggttttcaaagcttctctgatgcgtaccgcgccctcctgagctcttctaaccgccctggtgtctggctgcgcgtaaccagcagccaggcgatttgcctcaatctcccaccccgccataaacgtctcccccttactctcacagatattgtggagcacacagcaagcagtaataacagtgggaatattggtttcgctgaggtctaagcgagtcagtaaactgcgccagcgcgcctttaaacgtccaaacgcacattctaccaccattctgcacttgctcagcctgtagttgaacagctcctgaccactgtccaggctgcctgtgtacggcttcatgagccatggcattaaggggtaggctgggtccccaaggatacatataggcatttcaacatccccaacagttattttctggtctgggaagaaagtcccttcctgcagcttttgaaacagaccagagttcctgaagatgcgagcgtcatgcacctttcccggccatcccacgttgatgttggtgaaacgtcccttgtgatccaccagagcttgcagcactatcgaaaagtaccccttgcggtttatgtactcgccagcttggtgctccggtgccaagatagggatatgggttccgtgtatagccccaccacagttagggaatcccattgcagcaaagccatccactatgacctgcacatttcccagggtcactacccttgatatcagcagatctttgattgcgtgagctacttgcatcacagcagcccccacagtagatttgcccactccaaattgattcccaactgaccggtagctgtctggcgttgcaagcttccacagggctatcgccactcgcttctcaactgtgagggctgctctcatcctggtattcatgcgcttcagggcaggggaaagcaagtcacaaagttccatgaaagtgcccttacgcatgcgaaagtttcgcagccactgggaatcgtcccagacctgcaacactatgcggtcccaccagtctgtgcttgtttcccgagcccagaatcggcgttccacagcatgaacctgccccattagcaccatgatgcatgcattggcggggcccatgctttcagagaaatctgtgtccatgtcctgatcactcacgggaccgcgctgacgtcgcctcctcgcctggtatcgctctgccaggttctggtgctgcatatactgctggataatgcgtgtggtggttgatgtgctcctaattgccaaaatgagctgagcggcctccatgcttgccttggtatggcgtccgcacagaaagaaggcgcggaacgattgtctgccgttgctctgacggagggaggggcgactgacgacacggcttacagggttggcttcagggagctaaaatcaacaaagggtgtgcctgtacatcaaggagtatttcaggcaggactgcacggagggttccaataagaaatggtgcaccaaagttatcgttgttattggaacaaggaggttagcctggcctctgattgatacatggctagattaacctcgctgcgccttctctgtgactgactgcagtgtgatctagacaggggaggaggaaaatgagtccaaaacaaatctggtctatttcttgttctgacccactccatcgatcctttacatctttggctggcagcagacaaaaaaggcgcgaaatgattgtctgcccttgctttcacggggggagggagggtgggaacggggtcctgacgatatgtccccagaaccacccgcgacaatgttttagccccatcaggcattgggatatcaacccagaattccaatgggcagcggagactgcgggaactgtgggatagctacccacagtgcaacgcttcagaagtcgacgcttgcctcggtactgtggaagcgctccgccgagttaatgcacttaatgcacttagagcattttctgtggggacacacacactcgaatatataaaaccgatttaaaaaaaaccgacttctataaattcgacctaatttcgtagtgtagacataccctgagacaggggtccagtctgtaagaaaaaataactggaactctaaagTACTGAAATTCTGCAACTTACCTAAAATAAcgtttagggtaagaaattaatTCTTGAAACctgtctctttaagatcttaagcttagtatgcatgttttgttttatttgctcagtaatctgctttgttctgtttggtATCCCTtacacttaaaatctgccttttgtagtccatacatttgttttgtttattattaaacccagtttgtgcaatttctaactgtGGGGAGGAAGCGGGGGAGGTGGAGGGCAGAAGTAGTGCACAtccctcttcacattgagggagaggatgaatttttatgagcttacattgtgcaaatatttttatacGCGCAAGAAAGTAGTATTTTGGGTTTATTCCCCAAAAGgggtgggtgtgcatgtgagtgctgggtgaatcctCTCATACAGAGCTGACTTGAGTCTGTGTCTGCacctgggtgtggccctacctgtgtgtgtgtgcgtgcgcgcgcGCCCTGGTCTaaactaggactttaggtcgaatttggcagcgttaaatcgatgtacacctgcacccgtccacacgatgaagccctttatttcgacttaaagggctcttaaaattgatttccttactccactcctgacaagtggattagcgcttaaatcggccttgccgggttgaatttggggtactgtggacacaattcgatggtattggcctccgggagctatcctagagtgctccattgtgacctctctggacagcactctcaactcagatgcactggccaggtagacaggaaaagaaccgtggactttttaatctcatttcctgtttggccagcgtggcaagctgcaggtgaccatgcagagctcatcagcagaggtgaccatgatggagtcccagaatcgcaaaagagctccagcatggactgaatgggaggtacgggatctgatcgttgtatggggagaggaatctgtgctatcagaactccgttccagtttttgaaatgccaaaacctttgtcaaaatctcccagggcatgaaggacagaggccataacagggacccgaagcagtgccgcgtgaaactgaaggagctgaggcaagcctaccagaaaaccagagaggcgaacagccgctctgggtcagagccccaaacatgccgcttctgtgatgagctgcatgccattttaaggggttcagccaccactaccccagccgtgttgtttgactccttcaatggagatggaggcaacacggaagcaggttttggggacgaagaagaagatagctcacagcaagcaagcggagaaaccggttttcccgacagccaggaactgtttctcaccctggacctggagccagtaccccccgaacccacccaaggctgcttcctggacccagcaggcggagaaggaaccttcggtgagtgtacctttttaaaatactatacatggtttaaaagctagcatgtgaaaggattactttgccctggcattcgcggctctcctggatgtactcccaaagcctttgcaaaatgtttctggggagggcagccttattgcgtcctccatggtaggacactttaccactccaggccagtaacacgtactcgggaatcattgtacagcaaagcattgcagtgtatgtttgctggtgttcaaacaacatctgttctttatctctctgtgttatcctaggagagtgagatatcattcatggtcacctgattgaa includes:
- the LOC140907579 gene encoding uncharacterized protein, producing the protein MQSSSTQVTMMESQNRKRAPAWTEREVRDLIAVWGEESVLSELRSSFRNAKTFVKISQGMKDRGHNRDPKQCRMKLKELRQAYQKTREANSRSGSEPQTCRFYDELHAILGGSATTTPAVLFDSFNGDGGNTEAGFGDEDEEEEEVVDSSQQASGETGFPDSQELFLTLDLEPVPPEPTQGCLLDPAGGEGTSAACVSMITGSSPSQRLVKLRKKKKRTRDEMFSELMLSSHTDRAQTNAWRQIMSECRKAQNDREEKWRAEESKWRAEESKWRAEDRAEAQMWRQRDERRQDSMLRLLQDQTRMLQCMVELQQRQLEHRLPLLPLCNQPPSSPSSIASTPRRPRTRWGGLRPTSHSTTEDCPKKRRLSFNKF